From a region of the uncultured Desulfatiglans sp. genome:
- a CDS encoding hypothetical protein (Evidence 5 : Unknown function) codes for MQSTTPKSRASQRIASFYSGLRARIDSWLRNTATIADDRIEINAGLKDRERLHGCGALRRMVPPGFARQPADARSPQAAPT; via the coding sequence ATGCAGTCAACAACCCCAAAGAGTAGGGCATCGCAAAGAATCGCATCTTTCTATTCAGGCCTCCGAGCCAGGATAGATTCCTGGCTGCGCAATACAGCCACCATAGCAGATGATCGTATTGAAATCAACGCCGGTTTGAAGGATCGGGAGCGGCTGCACGGATGCGGGGCTCTGCGGCGGATGGTGCCGCCTGGCTTCGCCAGGCAGCCGGCGGACGCCCGGAGTCCGCAGGCTGCGCCGACGTAA
- a CDS encoding SAM-dependent methyltransferase: protein MNATSERLRAAGDPVMPRDPGSPHPLLIAHADLFTSERFHGRVLDVACGDGRNGIFLARLGVQVTLCDVSKGMLEKARRSAAEAGVDVEFWEVDLEKAGENPLDGQHYGGILVFRYLHRPLIPCLRKSLLEGGILIYSTFTTAQRLLGRPRNPDHLLNPGELLGWFEDWEVIHSWEGIRPDPDRAMAEIICRKRTIDAP from the coding sequence TTGAACGCCACCTCGGAGCGGCTGCGGGCGGCGGGGGATCCCGTGATGCCGCGTGATCCGGGCAGCCCGCATCCGCTTCTGATCGCGCATGCGGACCTTTTCACCTCCGAGCGGTTCCACGGCCGGGTCCTGGATGTGGCCTGCGGTGACGGACGGAACGGGATCTTCCTCGCAAGACTCGGGGTGCAGGTGACCCTCTGCGACGTCTCGAAGGGGATGCTCGAGAAGGCGCGCCGATCGGCTGCGGAGGCTGGGGTCGACGTGGAGTTCTGGGAGGTCGATCTCGAGAAGGCCGGGGAAAACCCTCTGGACGGGCAGCATTACGGCGGGATCCTCGTGTTTCGCTACTTGCACAGGCCGTTGATTCCATGCCTCCGCAAATCGCTTCTGGAAGGTGGGATTCTGATCTATTCCACGTTCACCACGGCGCAGCGGCTGCTGGGGCGTCCGCGCAATCCGGACCACCTCCTGAACCCCGGTGAGTTGCTTGGATGGTTCGAGGACTGGGAGGTGATCCATTCCTGGGAGGGCATCAGACCGGACCCTGATCGCGCAATGGCCGAGATCATCTGCCGCAAGAGGACCATCGACGCTCCCTGA
- a CDS encoding putative iron-sulfur cluster-binding protein (Evidence 3 : Putative function from multiple computational evidences) produces MGRRPCSRTCPLVDLCYVPQVFQHAEIVYIRMMREGSPSTNPPDRAVFERKAKERGFLGVGFSPAEAPLYLDTFLEWIAADRHAGMHWMAKHAELRRHPAALLEGCRTVISLAYPYSPRKPVTTDSFEAARFTEPRLPDYHNRLRKHARPLLDLLRSWDPRSRNRICIDSAPILERSFALRAGVGFIGKNNLLIVPGYGSYVFLLEILTTIPLTPTLSTPPKDQCGSCNRCVEACPSGALSGPRLFDASLCLSYRTIESRDPLGANAAEAARDCFFGCDVCQEVCPFNPPPGTEDPCLPGAADILAMDTEAFAARFGTSAFARAGLEKIKGNLLAIVQSGSTRRRG; encoded by the coding sequence ATGGGTCGCAGGCCCTGCAGCCGGACCTGCCCCCTCGTCGACCTATGCTATGTCCCGCAGGTTTTTCAACACGCTGAGATCGTTTACATCCGCATGATGCGAGAAGGCTCGCCGAGCACGAATCCACCCGACAGGGCCGTTTTCGAACGGAAAGCGAAGGAACGCGGCTTTTTGGGCGTGGGGTTCTCGCCGGCGGAAGCGCCTCTGTATCTCGATACCTTTCTGGAGTGGATCGCTGCGGACCGCCATGCCGGCATGCATTGGATGGCGAAGCACGCCGAGCTGCGCCGTCACCCTGCTGCACTTCTCGAAGGATGCCGGACCGTCATCTCGCTGGCCTATCCCTACTCACCCCGCAAACCGGTGACGACGGACAGTTTCGAGGCGGCTCGTTTCACCGAACCGCGCCTTCCCGATTATCATAACCGCCTCAGAAAACACGCCCGTCCCCTCTTGGATCTCCTTCGCAGCTGGGATCCTCGGAGCAGAAACAGGATCTGCATAGATTCCGCACCCATTCTGGAACGGAGCTTCGCTTTGCGGGCGGGCGTCGGCTTCATCGGCAAGAACAACCTCCTGATCGTCCCCGGATACGGATCCTACGTCTTTCTGCTCGAAATCCTCACCACCATCCCTTTGACACCGACCCTCAGCACCCCGCCAAAGGACCAGTGCGGATCGTGCAACCGTTGCGTAGAGGCCTGCCCATCCGGCGCCCTCTCAGGGCCCCGCCTCTTCGATGCGAGCCTCTGTCTTTCCTACCGCACCATCGAGAGTCGCGACCCCCTGGGAGCCAATGCCGCTGAGGCGGCCAGGGACTGCTTTTTCGGCTGCGATGTGTGCCAGGAGGTCTGTCCCTTCAATCCGCCCCCGGGAACCGAGGATCCGTGCCTCCCCGGCGCAGCGGACATCCTGGCCATGGACACGGAGGCCTTCGCGGCCCGATTCGGAACGAGCGCCTTCGCACGCGCCGGCCTCGAAAAAATCAAAGGCAATCTCCTGGCCATCGTGCAATCGGGATCAACCCGCCGCCGCGGGTGA
- the ampG gene encoding Protein AmpG — translation MPATLRTLFSGRMLVALIMGFSSGLPLLLTITVLQAWMKEEGVDLSVIGLMALVGIPYTVKFLWAPILDRFTPPFLGRRRGWLMIAQIALAAAIAGLGFTDPVEMPWMVAFAAFLVTFFSASQDIVIDAYRREDLSDEELGLGSSLYINGYRVGMLLASGGGLILADHLSFTAVYLIMAACMLPGILTTLCAREPRVLEGTPRTLRDAVVEPLTDYFRRPQALWILAFILLYKIGDTMASAMTTPFYLDLGFTKTEIGTVVKLFGFWATIGGALLGGIVMLRLGINRALWVFGVLQAVSTAGFAALARIGPSIPALSGVIAFENLSGGMGTAAYAAFMASITNRRFTATQYALLSSLMGIPRVMASAPTGFMAEAFGWESFFIVCTLLAIPGMLLLVKFAPWGKAPSHPG, via the coding sequence ATGCCTGCAACCCTTCGCACGCTTTTCAGCGGACGCATGCTCGTGGCCCTGATCATGGGCTTTTCGAGCGGCCTGCCCCTGCTACTCACCATCACCGTCCTCCAGGCATGGATGAAAGAGGAAGGGGTCGATCTCTCGGTCATCGGCCTCATGGCCCTGGTCGGCATCCCGTATACGGTCAAATTCCTGTGGGCGCCGATCCTCGATCGCTTCACGCCTCCGTTCCTGGGCCGCCGGCGCGGCTGGCTCATGATCGCGCAGATCGCCCTGGCCGCCGCCATTGCGGGGCTCGGCTTTACCGATCCGGTTGAAATGCCCTGGATGGTCGCCTTCGCCGCATTCCTGGTGACCTTTTTCAGCGCCTCCCAGGATATCGTGATCGATGCCTACCGGCGCGAGGATCTCTCGGACGAGGAGCTCGGGCTCGGGTCTTCTCTCTACATCAACGGATATCGGGTCGGCATGCTCCTCGCCTCCGGCGGCGGCCTGATCCTCGCGGATCACCTCTCTTTTACGGCCGTCTACCTGATCATGGCCGCATGCATGCTTCCAGGGATCCTGACGACCCTCTGCGCCCGCGAACCGCGGGTCCTGGAGGGGACCCCGCGCACGCTGCGTGACGCGGTTGTGGAACCGCTGACGGATTACTTCAGACGCCCGCAGGCCTTGTGGATACTGGCTTTCATCCTTCTTTACAAAATCGGCGACACGATGGCCAGCGCCATGACAACCCCCTTCTACCTGGACCTGGGCTTCACCAAGACCGAGATCGGCACCGTCGTAAAGCTTTTCGGCTTCTGGGCAACGATCGGGGGGGCGCTCCTGGGAGGCATCGTCATGCTCCGCCTCGGGATAAACCGCGCCCTTTGGGTCTTCGGGGTCCTCCAAGCCGTTTCGACCGCCGGGTTCGCGGCCCTCGCGCGCATCGGGCCCAGCATCCCTGCCCTTTCAGGCGTCATCGCCTTCGAGAATCTCTCAGGCGGAATGGGAACCGCCGCCTATGCCGCCTTCATGGCCAGCATCACCAACCGCCGGTTTACAGCCACCCAATACGCCCTCCTGAGCAGCCTCATGGGCATTCCCCGCGTCATGGCATCGGCCCCCACGGGATTTATGGCCGAGGCTTTCGGCTGGGAGAGCTTCTTCATCGTCTGCACGCTCCTCGCCATCCCCGGGATGCTGCTGCTGGTGAAATTCGCCCCGTGGGGAAAGGCGCCCTCCCATCCCGGCTGA
- a CDS encoding putative butyryl-CoA dehydrogenase (Evidence 3 : Putative function from multiple computational evidences), translating into MDFSLSREQKDIKRAAAEFARGEFKPDLAEECEFNHRFPRELYEKAGGLGFIGIDYSEEIGGGGMGVMENVLVIEEFCKADSGLGMAIHLAYLPAKIVRIFGTPEQKQKFLTPLTEGKWVSAVSFTEPNHGSDLRSMETTLTETVDGFVLNGVKVFTTNAAYADFFIVLAQEDAEAPPGKGMSTILVQRDPATWLEGRMEINEIPHKMGLRTTSSGEVVFHNLKVPKENILGERGRGLLNILDFLDESRIEIGAQALGNAEGAFLKALKHARERRQFEKPIIDFQAIGHKLGRLWSQIQSMKWMTYYAAWLCDNRTEQTAAAIPLFTSMVKHHVPETAKQVIDETITVFGGYGYFLEQEVERRYRDNRIVEIYEGTVEVQLNNMVRILKKLNLDFIRMNLI; encoded by the coding sequence ATGGATTTTTCTTTGAGCAGGGAACAGAAGGATATCAAGCGGGCGGCGGCGGAGTTTGCACGAGGTGAATTCAAACCGGATCTCGCTGAAGAGTGCGAGTTCAATCACCGTTTTCCGAGGGAGCTCTATGAGAAGGCGGGGGGGCTCGGTTTCATCGGGATCGATTATTCCGAAGAGATCGGGGGTGGCGGCATGGGTGTCATGGAAAATGTCCTCGTCATCGAGGAGTTCTGCAAGGCGGATTCGGGTCTCGGAATGGCCATCCATCTGGCGTACCTTCCGGCCAAGATCGTGCGGATCTTCGGGACGCCGGAGCAAAAGCAGAAATTCCTGACGCCTTTGACCGAGGGGAAGTGGGTGTCCGCCGTTTCCTTCACCGAGCCGAACCACGGAAGCGACTTGAGGAGCATGGAGACCACGCTGACCGAAACCGTCGACGGATTTGTCTTGAACGGTGTGAAAGTCTTTACGACCAACGCGGCCTATGCCGATTTTTTCATCGTGCTGGCACAGGAAGACGCCGAGGCGCCTCCCGGAAAAGGGATGTCGACGATCCTCGTCCAACGCGATCCCGCCACATGGCTCGAGGGCCGGATGGAGATCAACGAGATCCCCCACAAGATGGGGCTGCGGACGACATCGAGCGGGGAGGTGGTCTTTCACAACCTGAAGGTCCCGAAGGAAAATATCCTGGGGGAAAGGGGCCGCGGCCTTTTGAATATCCTCGATTTCCTGGATGAAAGCCGGATCGAAATCGGGGCCCAGGCCTTGGGCAACGCGGAGGGCGCGTTTCTGAAGGCGCTCAAGCACGCGAGGGAAAGGCGGCAGTTCGAAAAGCCCATCATCGACTTCCAGGCGATCGGGCACAAACTGGGCAGGTTGTGGAGCCAGATCCAGTCCATGAAATGGATGACCTACTATGCGGCTTGGCTGTGCGACAACCGAACGGAGCAGACGGCCGCCGCTATTCCGCTGTTCACGTCCATGGTGAAGCATCACGTCCCGGAGACGGCCAAACAGGTGATCGACGAGACGATCACCGTTTTCGGGGGATACGGCTATTTTCTGGAGCAGGAGGTCGAGCGGAGGTATCGCGACAACCGGATCGTGGAGATCTACGAGGGAACGGTGGAGGTCCAGCTCAACAACATGGTCCGGATCCTCAAGAAGCTGAACCTGGATTTTATCCGCATGAACCTGATTTGA
- a CDS encoding Histidine triad (HIT) protein, producing MEECIFCKIVRGEIPCFKIFEDERVLAFADINPITAGHTLVIPKKHAENLWEIPPEDLSAVQLAGKRIADALKQVLAPVGIACLQLNGRGVNQVVMHYHLHLIPRSGQESPLPVSSWELKTGDMGAIGRLSERIAAAVA from the coding sequence GTGGAAGAATGCATCTTCTGTAAGATCGTCCGCGGGGAGATTCCCTGTTTCAAGATCTTTGAAGACGAGAGGGTTCTGGCTTTCGCCGACATCAACCCGATCACGGCCGGACACACCCTGGTCATCCCAAAAAAACACGCTGAAAACCTGTGGGAAATCCCCCCCGAAGATCTCTCCGCGGTCCAGTTGGCGGGGAAGCGGATCGCCGATGCCTTGAAGCAGGTACTCGCGCCGGTCGGGATCGCGTGCCTGCAGTTGAACGGACGCGGCGTGAACCAGGTGGTGATGCACTACCACCTGCACCTGATCCCGCGCTCGGGGCAGGAGTCGCCGTTGCCGGTATCGAGCTGGGAACTCAAGACGGGGGACATGGGGGCGATCGGCCGGCTCAGTGAGCGCATCGCGGCCGCTGTCGCATGA
- a CDS encoding conserved hypothetical protein (Evidence 4 : Unknown function but conserved in other organisms), translating to MAVLYGILTVFVLYLCISLLLTYVVHRVPRHPVRDLPDWGEVEDVRISAADGGYLEVWRVEPEGGVAASRGIVLLAHGWSRNRDRMVGRARIFGNLGFTTVLHSARDHGGSSPYPFMNAFRFAEDIETVMRWIGRPLLLYGHSAGAAGAIIAAGRNPERVRLLFLEGCYARTREALLRLYRNFNWFFGLVFAPAVVAWMDLFYRFRMDRVSPVRIAPLLHCPVLLIHGEKDQHFPLQHAWNLRDAFPAGKAELFVAQGSDHSSASLDPGYPEAIKAFVERHLGAAAGGGGSRDAA from the coding sequence TTGGCGGTTCTTTACGGGATCCTGACGGTTTTCGTTCTCTATCTTTGCATCAGTCTTCTCCTGACCTATGTGGTCCACCGCGTCCCCCGTCATCCAGTCCGCGATCTGCCCGACTGGGGAGAGGTCGAGGATGTGCGCATCTCCGCGGCCGACGGGGGTTATCTGGAGGTCTGGCGGGTCGAGCCCGAGGGCGGGGTGGCGGCCTCGCGCGGGATCGTCCTCCTCGCCCACGGGTGGAGCCGCAACCGCGACCGGATGGTCGGGCGGGCCCGAATCTTCGGAAACCTGGGATTTACAACCGTCCTGCACAGCGCGCGGGATCATGGCGGTTCGAGTCCCTATCCCTTCATGAATGCCTTCCGCTTCGCAGAGGACATCGAAACGGTCATGCGCTGGATCGGGCGGCCGCTTCTCCTTTACGGGCACTCAGCCGGGGCAGCCGGGGCGATCATTGCGGCGGGGCGAAACCCGGAGAGGGTGAGGCTCCTGTTTTTGGAAGGGTGTTACGCCCGGACACGCGAGGCCTTGCTGCGGCTTTACCGGAACTTCAACTGGTTCTTCGGGCTGGTGTTTGCTCCGGCCGTGGTGGCATGGATGGATCTCTTCTACCGTTTCCGCATGGATCGGGTCAGCCCCGTGCGGATCGCCCCTTTGCTCCACTGCCCTGTTCTCCTGATTCACGGCGAAAAGGACCAGCATTTTCCACTCCAGCACGCGTGGAACCTGAGGGACGCTTTTCCGGCGGGAAAGGCCGAGCTTTTTGTGGCGCAGGGCAGCGATCATAGCAGCGCCAGCCTGGATCCGGGGTACCCCGAGGCCATCAAGGCCTTCGTTGAACGCCACCTCGGAGCGGCTGCGGGCGGCGGGGGATCCCGTGATGCCGCGTGA
- a CDS encoding Multimeric flavodoxin WrbA, whose protein sequence is MNVLGIYGSPRKGGNTDRLLDSVLEGAQAAGAEVKRIYVRKLKMSGCIECGGCDKTGECVVKDDMQEVYPMLAEASVIFLASPIFFYGITAQAKALVDRSQAMWARRMLLKTREERKRYDGGTGYLVAAGATKGKTLFDGARMEARYFFDALDMHCGEGFFARGLEKRSDLDKHPELLEDAFRFGREAVEAERTGGSPAAAG, encoded by the coding sequence ATGAACGTACTGGGTATCTACGGCAGCCCCCGCAAGGGCGGGAACACCGACCGCCTTCTGGACAGCGTCCTCGAGGGCGCGCAGGCGGCCGGTGCCGAGGTGAAGCGCATTTATGTCCGCAAATTGAAGATGTCCGGGTGCATCGAGTGCGGAGGGTGCGATAAGACCGGCGAATGCGTCGTCAAGGACGACATGCAGGAGGTCTACCCGATGCTGGCCGAGGCCTCGGTGATCTTTCTGGCCTCGCCGATCTTTTTCTACGGTATTACGGCCCAGGCCAAGGCCCTGGTGGACCGTTCCCAGGCGATGTGGGCGCGCCGCATGCTGCTCAAGACGCGCGAGGAGCGGAAACGCTACGACGGCGGCACGGGGTACCTGGTTGCTGCAGGCGCCACCAAAGGAAAAACGCTTTTTGACGGGGCCCGCATGGAGGCACGCTACTTTTTCGACGCCTTGGACATGCACTGCGGGGAGGGCTTTTTCGCCAGGGGCCTCGAAAAACGGTCGGATTTGGATAAACATCCCGAGCTGCTCGAAGACGCATTCCGGTTCGGCCGGGAAGCGGTCGAGGCGGAGCGGACGGGCGGATCACCCGCGGCGGCGGGTTGA
- a CDS encoding hypothetical protein (Evidence 5 : Unknown function): protein MRFFAMPYSLGLLTAWIPVFLLSQAVWGEDPQDPPDPCAALRQEIQTLRKTVAALEDVNNLFMENLANCTEENQDLTERLEGSPNPVPAVEEAEKQRLIDLLHQRLSVDDPLIYLHKLNPGELEALIAAVEKGCNPAAQRAP, encoded by the coding sequence ATGCGATTCTTTGCGATGCCCTACTCTTTGGGGTTGTTGACTGCATGGATACCGGTTTTTCTCCTCTCCCAGGCTGTGTGGGGGGAGGATCCCCAAGACCCCCCGGACCCCTGTGCAGCGCTGCGGCAGGAGATCCAAACCCTTCGAAAAACCGTCGCCGCCTTGGAGGACGTCAACAACCTCTTCATGGAAAATCTGGCAAACTGCACCGAGGAAAACCAGGATCTGACTGAGCGCCTCGAGGGCTCCCCAAACCCGGTACCCGCCGTTGAAGAAGCGGAAAAGCAGCGTCTTATCGACCTCCTGCACCAGCGGCTTTCGGTCGATGATCCCCTCATCTATCTCCATAAACTGAATCCCGGCGAATTGGAAGCCCTGATTGCAGCGGTCGAAAAAGGGTGCAACCCTGCGGCGCAGCGTGCACCTTGA
- a CDS encoding putative zinc protease (Evidence 3 : Putative function from multiple computational evidences), with the protein MADRKTYSVRESPRARRVRLELSLREGLVVVVPRGFDRARIPAILEEKEDWLARAQSRLARQGAFGAAGARAAVPDRIVLQAIEAEFTVGFLPSRSAGIRIVEVGERELMVCGGTGEAVAAQAALRAWVTQKARGVLPQWLEALAHQTGLRFGQAAVRCQKTRWGSCSSRKTISLNCKLLFLPREWVDHVMLHELCHTIHMNHSREFWNLLKRHDPECKARDAALQSAWRRVPGWF; encoded by the coding sequence GTGGCGGACCGAAAGACATACAGCGTCAGAGAGAGCCCGCGGGCAAGACGCGTCAGGCTCGAGCTGTCCCTGCGCGAAGGGCTTGTGGTGGTTGTGCCCAGGGGCTTCGATCGGGCACGGATCCCTGCCATCCTCGAGGAGAAGGAGGACTGGCTGGCGCGGGCGCAGTCGCGCCTCGCTCGGCAGGGTGCCTTTGGGGCGGCGGGTGCCAGGGCTGCAGTGCCGGATCGAATCGTCCTGCAGGCGATCGAAGCCGAATTCACGGTCGGCTTTCTGCCTTCCCGTTCAGCGGGGATCCGGATCGTCGAAGTGGGTGAGCGCGAACTCATGGTTTGCGGAGGGACGGGCGAGGCGGTGGCGGCTCAGGCCGCGCTGCGTGCATGGGTCACCCAGAAGGCCAGGGGAGTTCTGCCCCAATGGCTGGAGGCGCTTGCCCATCAGACAGGGTTGCGGTTTGGGCAGGCGGCGGTCAGGTGCCAGAAAACCCGCTGGGGGAGCTGCTCCAGCAGGAAGACCATCAGCCTCAACTGCAAGCTCCTGTTTCTGCCTCGCGAGTGGGTCGACCATGTGATGCTGCACGAACTCTGTCATACGATCCACATGAACCATTCGAGGGAGTTCTGGAATTTACTGAAAAGGCATGATCCGGAATGCAAAGCGAGGGACGCCGCCTTGCAGAGCGCTTGGAGACGCGTGCCTGGATGGTTTTGA
- a CDS encoding putative HNH endonuclease (Evidence 3 : Putative function from multiple computational evidences), which produces MDRVLLLNITYEPLKIINWRKAVTLLSLGKVEVLEEYGREIRSVSFQIKLPAVVRLLRLVRRPLKPVKFSRQNIYARDKYTCQYCGESFAPEELTYDHVIPRSRGGRTEWGNIVSCCVECNRRKGGRTPQEAGMRLIQKPSRPKWLPVLKITVGINDVPTSWRDYLYWNMELME; this is translated from the coding sequence ATGGATAGGGTCCTGCTGCTGAACATCACCTATGAACCTCTCAAGATCATCAACTGGCGAAAGGCGGTGACGCTGCTTTCGCTCGGGAAGGTGGAGGTCCTGGAGGAGTATGGCCGTGAGATCCGCTCGGTCAGCTTCCAGATCAAGCTCCCTGCCGTCGTGAGGCTCCTGAGGCTTGTCAGACGCCCTCTGAAACCGGTCAAATTCTCCCGCCAGAACATCTATGCCCGGGACAAATACACCTGTCAATACTGCGGTGAATCCTTTGCGCCCGAAGAGTTGACCTACGACCATGTCATTCCGCGCTCACGAGGCGGCAGGACGGAATGGGGAAACATCGTCAGTTGCTGCGTCGAGTGCAACCGCCGAAAAGGCGGACGTACGCCGCAAGAGGCCGGCATGCGGCTGATCCAGAAACCCTCGCGCCCCAAGTGGCTTCCCGTCTTGAAGATCACCGTCGGCATCAACGACGTGCCGACCTCCTGGCGCGATTATCTCTATTGGAATATGGAGCTGATGGAGTAG
- a CDS encoding hypothetical protein (Evidence 5 : Unknown function): MSGKRAFAPGEWVATFRGETGRILGPEGYRAAVQCLREGKRPGRYFAPGCCADPDYISRIPVVFPDGTYDVLRSLNLRRGAQPDPAQKQEVLDILSRIGASRGHEDPVEEEEV, translated from the coding sequence ATGTCTGGCAAGCGGGCCTTTGCCCCGGGTGAATGGGTCGCGACTTTCCGAGGCGAGACCGGAAGGATCTTGGGTCCGGAGGGGTATCGTGCCGCTGTGCAATGCCTGCGGGAGGGGAAGCGCCCCGGAAGGTATTTCGCCCCCGGATGCTGCGCCGATCCCGATTACATCAGCCGGATCCCGGTGGTTTTCCCGGATGGAACCTACGATGTTCTCCGCTCGTTGAACCTGCGCCGGGGGGCGCAACCGGACCCCGCGCAGAAGCAGGAGGTGCTGGATATCCTGAGCCGCATCGGGGCGTCGCGAGGTCACGAGGATCCTGTAGAAGAGGAGGAGGTTTGA
- a CDS encoding Methionine aminopeptidase A, protein MKNKIVKVGRNDPCPCGSGLKYKKCCLPREQAGQRGQKDLYWSRHHIRIKEPIDIEGIRRAGKVAIATLDLVESQLKIGMTTDEINTIVHEFTIAQGAVPAPLHYRGFPKSVCTSVNEVICHGIPGSQALEDGDIVNVDVTPILNGYYADTSKTFYVGTPGPDARKIVETARQCLKLGLDAVAPGKTVGDIGWAIQQYAESQRCSVVREFVGHGVGFEFHEPPQIPHYGRKGEGIVLIPGMVFTVEPMINLGRKELEVLDDNWTAVTRDHSLSAQFEQTVVVTEDGFESLTPYDL, encoded by the coding sequence ATGAAAAACAAGATCGTCAAGGTCGGCCGCAACGATCCTTGCCCCTGCGGCAGCGGCCTCAAGTACAAGAAATGCTGCCTCCCGCGCGAACAAGCCGGGCAGCGTGGTCAAAAGGACCTCTATTGGAGTCGCCATCACATCCGGATCAAGGAACCGATCGACATCGAGGGGATCCGGCGCGCCGGGAAGGTGGCGATCGCCACCCTTGACCTGGTGGAATCGCAGCTCAAGATCGGCATGACCACCGATGAGATCAACACCATCGTACACGAGTTTACGATCGCACAGGGCGCCGTACCCGCCCCTCTCCATTACCGCGGGTTCCCGAAAAGCGTCTGCACATCGGTCAACGAGGTCATCTGCCACGGCATCCCCGGCAGTCAGGCGCTGGAGGACGGCGACATCGTCAACGTCGACGTGACGCCGATCCTGAACGGCTATTATGCCGACACCAGCAAGACCTTCTACGTCGGGACCCCCGGCCCCGATGCCCGTAAGATCGTCGAAACCGCCAGACAGTGTCTGAAACTCGGGCTGGACGCCGTAGCACCGGGAAAAACGGTCGGTGACATCGGCTGGGCGATTCAGCAATATGCCGAGTCGCAAAGATGCTCCGTGGTCCGGGAATTCGTCGGGCACGGGGTGGGCTTCGAATTCCACGAACCCCCGCAAATCCCCCATTACGGACGCAAAGGCGAGGGCATCGTGTTGATTCCGGGTATGGTCTTCACCGTGGAGCCGATGATCAATCTCGGGAGAAAGGAACTCGAGGTGCTGGACGACAATTGGACCGCGGTCACACGTGACCATTCGCTCTCGGCCCAGTTCGAGCAGACGGTCGTCGTCACGGAAGACGGCTTCGAGAGCCTGACGCCCTACGATCTGTAA